The proteins below are encoded in one region of uncultured Eubacteriales bacterium:
- a CDS encoding hypothetical protein (Evidence 5 : No homology to any previously reported sequences): MSNAQIKNGSWTPFLLTLPTNGVSMKSADKPARKGQGDISVDMMGAGR, encoded by the coding sequence TTGAGCAATGCACAGATCAAGAACGGCAGCTGGACCCCATTTTTGTTAACGCTGCCGACAAACGGAGTCAGTATGAAATCGGCGGATAAGCCAGCCCGAAAAGGACAAGGCGATATTTCTGTGGATATGATGGGTGCAGGCCGGTAA
- a CDS encoding conserved hypothetical protein (Evidence 4 : Homologs of previously reported genes of unknown function) produces the protein MKIIVKKSTGERQYELPTDAGIATVMQALDYIYENLDHSLAYFRHSACCQGICGRCAVKVNGRTVLACTEKIDPQTERLLLEPAGQRIIRDLVTAPGGNKTTETPEEG, from the coding sequence ATGAAGATCATCGTAAAAAAAAGCACCGGGGAGCGGCAATACGAGCTGCCCACGGACGCGGGGATTGCCACCGTGATGCAGGCGCTGGATTACATCTATGAAAATTTGGACCACAGCCTCGCCTATTTTCGGCACAGCGCCTGCTGTCAGGGCATCTGCGGCCGCTGCGCGGTGAAGGTGAACGGGCGCACAGTGCTGGCCTGTACGGAGAAGATCGATCCACAGACAGAACGCCTGCTGCTGGAGCCGGCCGGGCAGCGGATCATCCGCGATCTGGTGACGGCCCCGGGGGGCAATAAAACCACAGAAACTCCTGAGGAGGGTTGA
- a CDS encoding membrane hypothetical protein (Evidence 5 : No homology to any previously reported sequences) encodes MEKKFNLAEKSWILYDWANSVYATIVMAAVFPIYFSNVARSAGYSGDVWWGYATSAATLIIAVTAPLLGAVGDFKGMKKRLFTAFLLIGALVTLLLAFADHIMLMLFGYVLSYIGFAGSNLFYDSFLTDVTTPERMDRVSAYGYGLGYIGGSTIPFLVSIALISFGENFGVNSSLAVKLSLILTTVWWLAFSVPFLKNVRQTHYVETPPSKLVKHAFQNIFKTFRDIVSTKKLLVFIVAYFFYIDGVGTVIHMATAYGSTLGLDSTKMILALLLTQLVAFPCSIAFSRLSGKIGTVKMLCVGILVYIVVCGVGFFMGFHIEPHQFAYEQNYTAVLSENQGSVSDEARKQLIYEGRSFLSSPDREEKFFTLAQKIGQEYRLEGNADFNSMVRSTGNFLGDRSLSQNYDDALGVSTLLFWILSVLVGSSQGGIQALSRSYFGKIIPPERSNEFFGFFDIFGKFAAVVGPALYALFADLTGRSSIGILSLMLLFGIGGIILLKNRRLLEE; translated from the coding sequence ATGGAAAAAAAATTTAACCTTGCGGAGAAAAGCTGGATTTTATACGACTGGGCAAACTCGGTCTACGCCACCATCGTGATGGCTGCGGTGTTTCCTATTTATTTTTCAAATGTGGCAAGAAGCGCCGGCTATTCCGGCGATGTCTGGTGGGGCTATGCGACCTCGGCCGCTACCTTGATTATTGCCGTAACGGCTCCGCTGCTTGGTGCTGTCGGGGACTTTAAGGGCATGAAAAAGCGGCTTTTTACCGCATTTCTGCTTATCGGTGCGCTGGTTACTTTGCTTTTGGCCTTTGCCGATCATATTATGCTAATGCTTTTTGGCTATGTTCTATCCTACATCGGCTTTGCCGGCTCCAACCTCTTTTATGACAGTTTCCTGACCGATGTAACCACCCCGGAGCGGATGGACAGGGTTTCCGCCTATGGCTATGGCCTTGGCTATATCGGCGGCAGCACAATTCCTTTCCTTGTTTCAATCGCGCTGATTTCTTTTGGCGAAAACTTTGGCGTCAACAGCAGCCTGGCGGTGAAACTCTCACTTATCCTCACCACTGTTTGGTGGCTGGCGTTTTCGGTGCCCTTTTTGAAAAACGTCAGGCAAACGCATTATGTAGAAACCCCGCCGTCGAAACTGGTCAAGCATGCGTTCCAGAACATCTTTAAAACCTTTCGCGATATCGTCTCCACAAAAAAGCTGCTTGTCTTTATCGTTGCCTATTTCTTCTACATCGACGGCGTGGGCACTGTTATTCACATGGCTACCGCCTACGGCAGCACCCTTGGGCTGGACAGCACCAAGATGATTCTAGCGCTGCTTTTGACCCAACTGGTCGCATTTCCCTGCTCAATCGCGTTCAGCAGGCTTTCCGGTAAAATCGGCACCGTCAAAATGCTTTGCGTAGGAATTCTGGTGTATATTGTGGTGTGCGGTGTGGGCTTTTTTATGGGCTTTCATATCGAGCCGCACCAATTCGCCTATGAGCAGAACTACACGGCGGTCTTAAGCGAGAATCAAGGCTCTGTATCTGACGAGGCACGTAAACAGCTCATCTACGAGGGGCGCTCTTTTTTATCCAGCCCTGATCGGGAGGAAAAATTTTTTACCCTTGCCCAGAAGATCGGCCAGGAGTATCGCCTTGAAGGAAATGCGGATTTTAACAGCATGGTGCGCAGTACGGGAAACTTTCTTGGAGATCGTAGCCTTTCCCAAAATTACGACGATGCGCTTGGAGTGTCCACGCTGTTGTTCTGGATACTTTCGGTGCTGGTGGGCTCTTCCCAGGGAGGTATTCAGGCCCTGTCCCGCTCTTATTTCGGTAAGATTATTCCGCCGGAGCGCTCAAACGAATTTTTCGGGTTCTTTGATATCTTCGGCAAGTTTGCGGCTGTTGTCGGGCCTGCGCTGTATGCGTTGTTTGCCGATTTGACCGGGCGCTCGTCAATTGGTATCTTGAGCCTGATGCTGCTATTTGGCATCGGCGGTATCATCCTGCTGAAAAACCGCCGGCTGCTTGAGGAATAG
- a CDS encoding conserved membrane hypothetical protein (Evidence 4 : Homologs of previously reported genes of unknown function), with the protein MDLRAFWLTTGKLRPFGLFKLPHLTALGIFALICLGIILWKEKLREPKADRMCRIIMFFVLASQQALYYIWSLKSGMSLVNILPLHICGFSVFLCLIALVNQDAKLFSIIYFFAFSGTLQAILTPSMDGYNFPHFRFFQFFAGHILIITVALYFKVVKGFKIKFLSLLQAFVVLNILAAAAFAANIMSGTNYMFLLHKPDSFSLLSVLAPWPYYLIELELLGFIVFLLIYATTNIKSLVSFLHRFWKRPWVSPKQDIKGGV; encoded by the coding sequence ATGGATTTAAGGGCGTTCTGGTTGACAACGGGTAAGCTTAGACCTTTTGGCCTTTTCAAACTGCCGCATCTTACCGCACTGGGAATCTTTGCGCTGATCTGTCTGGGCATCATACTATGGAAAGAGAAATTAAGGGAGCCAAAAGCAGACAGGATGTGCCGAATCATCATGTTCTTCGTTTTGGCGTCGCAACAGGCTCTTTACTATATTTGGAGTCTGAAGAGCGGCATGTCGCTGGTTAACATACTTCCTTTGCATATATGCGGTTTTTCTGTTTTCCTGTGCTTGATCGCATTGGTGAACCAAGATGCGAAACTATTCTCAATCATTTATTTTTTCGCTTTTTCCGGCACTTTACAAGCAATCTTAACGCCGAGCATGGACGGGTACAATTTCCCTCACTTCAGGTTTTTTCAATTCTTTGCCGGGCATATTCTGATCATTACCGTTGCACTGTATTTCAAAGTTGTCAAAGGGTTTAAAATAAAATTTCTTTCCCTGCTGCAAGCGTTTGTGGTCTTGAATATTCTGGCCGCAGCTGCGTTTGCAGCCAATATCATGTCTGGTACAAATTATATGTTTCTTCTCCATAAGCCGGATTCATTCTCTCTCCTGAGCGTACTCGCCCCCTGGCCGTATTACCTTATTGAGCTTGAACTCCTTGGTTTTATCGTGTTTCTGCTGATTTATGCCACCACCAACATTAAGAGCCTGGTATCTTTCTTGCACCGCTTTTGGAAGAGACCCTGGGTTTCGCCAAAGCAGGATATAAAAGGAGGGGTTTAA
- a CDS encoding conserved exported hypothetical protein (Evidence 4 : Homologs of previously reported genes of unknown function), whose amino-acid sequence MNTKPKFRLLSLVLACIVGVGLISFSILFIIGGGFMKQTYLEPWSKDYAAKYSDPRVRLAAGGLLAASGHNMQPWKIELDKADPMVFYLYADSSRMTKEVDPYARQMVVSQGTFLEYVAVSGKKEGWSTDISFFPNGNYDEKNLAHSMDTLPVAKITLSKAQPQNDPLYDAAFLPDTNRGTYQPEKLSSAQISSLESLSSGNGVFIKVVQDADNLRKIGGYAMQSATIEAGVRHVMDESSAIFRANESQKEQYRYGFSVEGQGTSGIMKPILQGLLTLLPSLNTGEAASRIFIDSTRTSVDNTPAYVMIVTSGNSRLAQVESGMLYSRLVLTGHTLGLAMQPLSQTLEEYPEMSAPYTEFKQAYAPEGGTVQMLFRVGKPAKVAPLSMRRDVMELIIKD is encoded by the coding sequence ATGAACACGAAACCAAAGTTTCGGCTTTTGTCACTTGTGTTAGCCTGCATTGTCGGCGTAGGCCTCATTTCATTCTCCATACTTTTTATCATCGGCGGAGGTTTTATGAAACAAACGTATCTGGAACCCTGGTCAAAAGACTATGCCGCAAAGTATTCCGATCCGAGGGTGCGCCTCGCGGCTGGCGGCCTGCTTGCGGCGAGCGGCCACAATATGCAGCCCTGGAAAATTGAGCTCGATAAGGCCGACCCCATGGTATTCTATCTTTATGCCGACAGCTCTCGCATGACAAAAGAGGTAGACCCCTATGCGCGCCAGATGGTGGTCTCGCAGGGCACTTTTTTAGAGTATGTCGCCGTGTCCGGAAAAAAAGAGGGCTGGAGCACCGATATCAGCTTTTTCCCGAACGGCAACTACGACGAAAAAAACCTTGCCCACAGCATGGATACCCTGCCGGTCGCAAAGATCACCCTTTCGAAAGCACAGCCTCAGAATGACCCGCTTTATGACGCCGCTTTCCTGCCGGATACCAACCGGGGAACCTATCAACCGGAAAAGCTTTCATCCGCGCAGATTTCTTCTCTCGAATCCCTATCTTCCGGTAACGGCGTTTTCATCAAGGTGGTTCAGGATGCAGACAATCTGAGAAAAATCGGCGGATACGCCATGCAGAGCGCAACCATTGAAGCGGGCGTCCGGCACGTCATGGATGAATCCAGCGCTATCTTCCGGGCAAACGAATCCCAGAAGGAACAATACCGCTATGGCTTTTCAGTAGAGGGCCAGGGTACCTCTGGCATTATGAAACCCATTCTGCAGGGATTGCTTACCCTCTTACCCTCTCTGAATACCGGCGAGGCGGCTTCCCGGATCTTTATCGACAGCACCCGGACCTCCGTTGATAACACACCCGCATATGTGATGATCGTAACGTCGGGCAACAGCCGTCTTGCTCAGGTGGAAAGCGGGATGCTCTACAGCAGGCTCGTGCTGACCGGACACACGCTGGGCCTTGCCATGCAGCCGCTCAGCCAGACTCTGGAGGAATACCCCGAGATGTCGGCCCCCTATACCGAGTTTAAGCAGGCGTACGCGCCGGAGGGCGGCACGGTGCAGATGCTTTTCCGTGTTGGCAAACCCGCCAAGGTTGCGCCGCTGAGCATGCGGCGCGACGTGATGGAGCTAATTATTAAAGATTAA
- a CDS encoding conserved hypothetical protein (Evidence 4 : Homologs of previously reported genes of unknown function) — translation MSESISQASIRDVRQACRQFAMLYFQFCRTLVDALGEEAAFPLVQKTIFELSLDRTDRSRAKAIELGLEPTLQTFSQVNDLPFIAWKAWEPEMGGVRCPYAEAWIGYYTEYPWFRRFASLYCDVIDTTNIENFSRTTSHRITKNLLWGQEACEREYFDSEQVRNGTFTYGKRGERAALE, via the coding sequence ATGAGTGAGAGTATTTCTCAGGCAAGCATCCGGGATGTCCGGCAGGCCTGCCGCCAGTTCGCCATGCTGTATTTCCAGTTCTGCAGGACACTGGTGGACGCGCTGGGCGAAGAGGCTGCTTTCCCGCTGGTTCAGAAGACCATTTTCGAGCTGAGCCTGGACCGCACCGACCGCTCCCGTGCCAAGGCTATCGAGTTGGGGCTGGAACCCACGCTGCAGACCTTTTCTCAAGTCAACGATCTGCCGTTTATAGCCTGGAAGGCGTGGGAGCCGGAGATGGGCGGTGTCCGATGCCCCTATGCGGAGGCGTGGATCGGATATTATACCGAATATCCGTGGTTTCGGCGTTTCGCCTCTCTCTACTGCGACGTCATCGACACAACGAATATAGAGAACTTTTCCCGCACCACGTCCCATCGGATCACCAAAAACCTTCTCTGGGGCCAGGAAGCCTGTGAGCGTGAATATTTCGACAGCGAGCAGGTGCGAAACGGGACCTTTACCTATGGAAAACGCGGGGAGAGGGCGGCGCTGGAATAA
- a CDS encoding putative Phosphodiesterase/nucleotide pyrophosphatase family protein (Evidence 3 : Function proposed based on presence of conserved amino acid motif, structural feature or limited homology): MVSLDAVSSSDLTSLLAYPNFAALRRQSTLVKNVSSVFISNTYPAHSSIITGVHPHKHGLVENLFLNPKKPCQDWRFDARLVKAPKLYDKAREQGLQVCAILYPVTGKAAIRYNLPEIAGQMSTLRRLALTLSRGSVGFILANFLRFGKYFKGSAEPALDDFTIQIAADTLVRHKPELLLLHLIDTDSQKHDFGPQSEQALDSLARHDQRLGLLIQALKRAGTYEETGIIIFSDHGCLNVHTTVDPNDFLVREGLVKKGRRGVTNLKAHFHNAGGTAFLKIYDTERNDEIKRKVSRIFAEDYALREISPEEMRISGMDRDYALGVEASEGFAFGTPHLGQHGYSLNQKDYTPFYMAKGETIPQGGELSGGCIVDICPLAAGMLGIPLWEMDGETRINTN; encoded by the coding sequence ATGGTGTCGCTGGACGCGGTTTCAAGCAGCGATCTGACATCCTTGCTGGCTTATCCCAACTTTGCCGCGTTAAGGCGGCAATCCACGTTGGTCAAGAATGTCAGTTCTGTTTTCATATCCAACACCTACCCCGCGCATTCGTCGATTATCACCGGCGTTCACCCTCACAAGCATGGTCTGGTGGAAAATCTGTTTTTAAATCCGAAAAAACCTTGTCAGGACTGGCGCTTTGATGCCCGCCTTGTCAAAGCGCCCAAACTTTATGACAAGGCGAGGGAGCAGGGGCTGCAGGTATGCGCCATTTTATATCCGGTCACCGGAAAAGCGGCAATTCGGTACAACCTCCCGGAAATCGCCGGACAAATGAGCACCTTGAGGCGCCTTGCTCTGACACTGTCCCGGGGGAGTGTCGGCTTTATTCTGGCGAATTTTCTGCGCTTTGGCAAGTATTTCAAAGGCTCGGCAGAGCCGGCCCTGGACGATTTCACCATCCAAATTGCCGCAGATACGCTGGTTCGCCATAAACCAGAGCTTTTGCTGCTGCATTTGATTGATACCGACAGCCAAAAGCACGACTTCGGCCCCCAAAGTGAGCAGGCGCTGGACTCCCTCGCGCGCCATGACCAGCGTCTGGGCCTTTTGATTCAAGCACTGAAAAGGGCGGGTACTTATGAGGAAACCGGGATTATCATCTTCAGCGACCACGGCTGTTTAAACGTGCATACCACCGTGGACCCCAATGATTTTCTGGTGAGGGAAGGTCTTGTAAAAAAGGGCCGCCGCGGGGTGACCAACTTGAAAGCCCACTTCCATAACGCGGGCGGCACAGCCTTTCTTAAAATTTACGATACGGAGAGAAACGACGAAATCAAAAGAAAGGTCAGCCGAATTTTCGCCGAGGACTATGCTTTGCGGGAAATATCCCCTGAGGAGATGCGCATAAGCGGAATGGATCGGGACTATGCTCTTGGGGTTGAGGCGTCGGAGGGCTTTGCATTCGGCACGCCGCATTTGGGCCAGCACGGCTATTCCCTCAACCAAAAGGACTACACTCCCTTCTATATGGCAAAGGGCGAGACGATCCCCCAGGGCGGCGAGCTGTCAGGCGGCTGTATCGTGGACATCTGCCCCCTGGCCGCGGGGATGCTGGGCATACCCCTGTGGGAGATGGACGGGGAAACCCGCATAAATACAAATTAA
- a CDS encoding conserved hypothetical protein (Evidence 4 : Homologs of previously reported genes of unknown function): MDKTEERILQIIDSRRDDIIAFARDIYTHAELGYKETRTARRFEEQLRALGLPEIQTGLAVTGVKGYLKEPARAEGPALALIGELDALRIPNHKCANPDTQSAHCCGHHAQLAGVVGAAYALTDSGVSETLTGNVVFFAVPAEEYGEIEFKNSLREQGVIRYGGGKCELIRIGAFDDVDLSVVHHSSNAGISVGTGSSNGFVSKTIHIKGRAAHAAGAPHLGINALNAAALGHTALQYQRETFQDKDSVRVHPIITKGGDLVNVVPDTVTLETLVRASNTQAILDASRKTDRAYKAGADALGAGYEIETMPGYLPKLPAPAHPALVEAARLAAPGVEVELVDPATHTTGSTDVGDLQHIQPVLSFSTGGVAGAFHSPSFDVVDEEEAYIVTAKIFALSAYRLLKDNAREARDVVAGYSAPLSKSGYIDFMEALIKQEKKEVAVDE; the protein is encoded by the coding sequence ATGGATAAGACAGAGGAACGCATTCTGCAGATTATTGACAGCCGCCGGGACGACATCATCGCCTTTGCCCGGGACATTTACACCCACGCGGAGCTGGGCTATAAGGAGACGCGCACGGCCCGGCGGTTTGAGGAACAGCTGCGCGCCCTGGGGCTGCCGGAGATCCAGACCGGCCTTGCCGTCACCGGGGTGAAAGGCTACTTGAAGGAACCCGCGCGGGCGGAGGGCCCCGCGCTGGCGCTGATCGGGGAGCTGGATGCCCTGCGCATTCCCAATCACAAATGCGCCAATCCCGACACACAAAGCGCCCACTGCTGCGGGCACCACGCCCAGCTTGCCGGGGTCGTGGGCGCGGCTTATGCCCTGACGGATTCCGGTGTGTCCGAGACGCTCACCGGCAACGTGGTTTTCTTTGCCGTTCCCGCTGAGGAATACGGAGAGATTGAGTTTAAAAACAGCCTGCGGGAGCAGGGGGTCATCCGCTATGGAGGAGGCAAATGTGAGCTGATCCGTATCGGCGCTTTTGATGATGTGGACCTGAGCGTGGTACACCACAGCAGCAATGCGGGCATTTCTGTGGGAACCGGCAGCAGCAACGGCTTTGTGTCAAAAACCATCCATATCAAGGGCCGGGCAGCCCACGCCGCGGGCGCGCCCCATCTGGGCATAAACGCCCTGAACGCGGCGGCGTTGGGGCATACCGCGCTGCAGTACCAGCGGGAGACATTTCAGGATAAGGATTCTGTGCGGGTGCATCCCATCATTACCAAGGGCGGGGATCTGGTCAACGTCGTTCCCGACACGGTCACCCTGGAGACGCTGGTTCGGGCCAGCAATACCCAGGCGATTCTCGACGCAAGCCGCAAGACCGACCGGGCCTATAAGGCGGGGGCGGACGCGCTGGGCGCGGGCTATGAGATCGAAACCATGCCGGGTTATCTCCCTAAGCTTCCCGCTCCTGCACACCCCGCGCTGGTGGAGGCCGCCAGACTGGCGGCGCCCGGCGTGGAAGTGGAGCTGGTGGATCCCGCTACCCATACCACAGGCTCCACCGATGTGGGGGATCTCCAGCACATTCAGCCGGTGCTGTCCTTTTCCACCGGGGGAGTGGCAGGCGCTTTCCACTCCCCTTCCTTCGACGTGGTGGACGAGGAGGAGGCCTACATTGTAACTGCCAAAATTTTTGCCCTCTCGGCTTACCGCCTCCTCAAGGATAATGCGCGGGAGGCCCGGGACGTCGTAGCTGGCTACAGCGCCCCTCTTTCCAAGAGCGGATATATCGACTTTATGGAGGCGCTCATCAAACAGGAAAAGAAAGAGGTGGCTGTAGATGAGTGA
- a CDS encoding Transcriptional regulator, TetR family has product MGLEERRRQEKEIKRKDIIDAAERVFFSNGYDNVSMDEVAKEAEFSKRTIYVYFSSKEQIYFEIMIRGYELLIEMIEKSFQESRPENALEELRCIFFTFFKFSETFPAYFKAIMEYETTNCADKAGIEDELKAKCYRLGEQIFGYLSHGLKRGVEEGILYRELESEKAALILWACTVGIFNTGEKKGDYLKDYHHVDPRAFVTESFDMIMRMISRNGVNQL; this is encoded by the coding sequence ATGGGCCTTGAAGAACGCAGGAGGCAGGAAAAAGAAATCAAGCGGAAAGACATCATTGATGCCGCTGAACGAGTATTCTTTTCCAATGGGTATGATAACGTCTCGATGGATGAAGTCGCAAAAGAAGCGGAATTCAGTAAACGGACCATCTATGTATATTTCAGCAGCAAAGAACAGATTTACTTTGAGATTATGATTAGAGGATACGAGCTGCTCATTGAAATGATCGAAAAGAGCTTTCAGGAAAGTCGCCCTGAAAACGCTCTTGAAGAGCTGCGCTGCATTTTTTTCACATTTTTTAAGTTCAGCGAAACGTTTCCGGCATATTTTAAAGCCATTATGGAATATGAGACAACAAATTGCGCCGACAAAGCCGGCATTGAGGATGAGTTAAAAGCGAAGTGCTACCGGCTGGGTGAGCAGATCTTCGGATATCTTTCCCATGGGCTTAAAAGAGGCGTTGAAGAAGGAATTCTTTACAGGGAGCTGGAAAGTGAAAAGGCCGCATTGATTTTATGGGCCTGTACGGTCGGTATCTTCAATACGGGAGAAAAAAAAGGAGATTACCTGAAGGATTATCACCATGTTGATCCCAGGGCTTTTGTAACAGAATCCTTTGATATGATCATGCGCATGATCAGCAGAAACGGAGTAAATCAGTTATGA
- a CDS encoding hypothetical protein (Evidence 5 : No homology to any previously reported sequences), with amino-acid sequence MSDANFLAANNLPQYAILKKLA; translated from the coding sequence TTGTCAGACGCGAATTTTCTGGCTGCGAATAATTTGCCCCAGTACGCTATCCTAAAAAAACTGGCATGA
- a CDS encoding hypothetical protein (Evidence 5 : No homology to any previously reported sequences) gives MAMTLAESGNEILETKNPGSKIAPGLKEGDIPLLMGKQWAQKDTRLSCQSGSAAFAHSGSYFSAVLKKHFASRSRSFLFNTNIISWFIGI, from the coding sequence TTGGCTATGACCCTTGCTGAGAGCGGTAATGAAATTTTAGAAACAAAAAATCCGGGCAGCAAAATCGCTCCCGGACTGAAAGAAGGCGATATTCCCCTGCTTATGGGCAAACAATGGGCGCAAAAAGACACCCGGCTATCTTGTCAATCCGGGAGTGCAGCATTCGCCCACAGCGGAAGTTACTTCTCAGCAGTTTTAAAAAAACATTTTGCATCCCGTTCACGCTCCTTTTTATTTAATACCAACATAATTAGTTGGTTTATAGGTATTTAA
- a CDS encoding Succinate dehydrogenase, which yields MGKINRVVACDVLVIGGAGAGVMSAVRAAQSGASVALVSKGRVGKSGNTIMIGGGFSIDGHSARKFCDEADANPEYTPEKVFEKLVTSGFFLGDQRLQRVFAQVSGPAVQECLKWAQEAKQLFLFNPGSCSWRTSGAAFGRTVSRGLQSYSQISVFEDVLIAELLTSGGRVCGALGIDLYSGELIQYNAGAVILATGGFQPFSVKNSNSDMTGDGIALALRAGGRAVDMEFLLFIGTILEPAYAKGSLLPFLMTVPAIFRLKAKVTDLDGRELEFPSDPRYKVGPTSGKVNKLLMSEFYGRGVFEKFDRHGGAFYYDYSAYSGDEIREAFQALADGHEKWHRKGYYNGIDLFQLAEDIIQNGKRMKVTLGNEYSMGGVVVNPDFSTDVEGLYAAGEVTGGTFGAFRSGDGLTEMLAHGYVAGVSAARYAEAHERLRPEDTEEKAALLLAPLGRREGPSPIEARIQLERICDEGFNFFRDGNRLERAYEQITALRRSLDGLSVPDGHRAYNLEWMNAVIVRNLSLCAELGIYAALHRKESRGTHLRADYPQVNNAEYLFNFVSSLKDGEAVYEKSTPIPHELPLPVQNYSSVSDFIAQRVLAKESGV from the coding sequence GTGGGGAAAATCAACCGAGTGGTTGCCTGTGACGTGTTGGTAATTGGCGGCGCGGGAGCCGGTGTAATGAGCGCTGTCAGGGCTGCTCAGTCGGGGGCTTCCGTTGCGCTGGTTTCCAAAGGCAGGGTGGGAAAGAGCGGCAACACCATCATGATCGGCGGCGGTTTCAGCATTGACGGCCATAGTGCCAGGAAGTTCTGCGATGAAGCTGACGCCAACCCGGAGTATACTCCCGAAAAAGTCTTTGAAAAGCTGGTAACCAGCGGGTTTTTCCTCGGGGATCAGCGGCTGCAGCGGGTCTTCGCACAGGTCAGCGGCCCGGCCGTGCAGGAATGTCTGAAATGGGCTCAGGAAGCCAAACAGCTCTTTTTGTTCAACCCTGGCTCCTGCAGCTGGCGCACGTCCGGCGCCGCCTTCGGACGGACGGTAAGCCGTGGGCTGCAAAGTTACAGCCAAATTTCGGTGTTTGAAGACGTACTGATAGCCGAGCTGCTGACCAGCGGCGGGCGGGTATGCGGCGCGCTTGGTATCGACCTCTACAGCGGGGAGCTCATCCAGTATAACGCCGGCGCGGTGATTTTGGCCACAGGGGGCTTTCAGCCCTTTTCCGTCAAGAACTCCAACAGCGACATGACCGGGGACGGCATCGCGCTGGCCCTGAGGGCGGGGGGCCGCGCCGTGGATATGGAATTCCTGCTGTTTATCGGCACCATCCTGGAACCGGCCTACGCGAAGGGCTCGCTGCTTCCTTTCCTTATGACCGTCCCGGCAATCTTCCGGCTGAAGGCCAAAGTGACCGATTTAGACGGCCGGGAGCTGGAGTTCCCCTCCGACCCACGGTATAAGGTCGGCCCCACCAGCGGCAAGGTCAACAAACTGCTGATGAGCGAGTTCTATGGGCGGGGTGTTTTCGAAAAATTTGACCGGCACGGGGGCGCGTTTTACTACGACTACTCCGCCTACAGCGGCGACGAGATACGCGAGGCCTTCCAGGCGCTGGCGGACGGGCATGAAAAGTGGCACCGCAAGGGCTACTATAACGGGATCGACCTCTTTCAGCTGGCGGAGGACATTATTCAAAACGGCAAGCGGATGAAGGTGACGCTGGGCAACGAATACAGCATGGGCGGCGTGGTGGTGAACCCCGACTTTTCCACCGATGTGGAGGGCCTCTACGCGGCAGGAGAGGTAACGGGAGGCACCTTTGGCGCTTTCCGCAGTGGGGACGGACTGACCGAGATGCTGGCACACGGTTATGTGGCGGGCGTTTCCGCCGCTCGGTACGCGGAAGCACACGAACGCCTCCGCCCCGAGGATACGGAGGAAAAGGCCGCGCTGCTGCTGGCCCCGCTGGGACGCCGGGAGGGCCCAAGCCCCATAGAAGCCAGAATCCAACTTGAGCGGATATGCGACGAAGGGTTTAACTTCTTCCGGGATGGGAACAGGCTTGAGCGGGCCTATGAGCAGATCACGGCTCTGCGCCGCAGCCTTGACGGGCTGTCTGTGCCGGATGGCCACCGGGCGTACAATTTGGAGTGGATGAACGCCGTCATCGTGCGCAACCTCAGCCTGTGCGCCGAGCTTGGCATATACGCCGCGCTGCATCGGAAGGAGAGCCGGGGTACGCATCTGCGGGCTGACTATCCCCAGGTTAACAACGCCGAATACCTGTTTAATTTTGTTTCCAGCCTCAAGGATGGCGAAGCCGTCTACGAAAAGTCCACGCCGATCCCCCATGAGCTGCCCCTTCCCGTCCAAAATTATTCCTCAGTTTCGGATTTCATAGCACAGCGGGTGCTGGCAAAGGAGAGTGGCGTATGA